The following DNA comes from Papaver somniferum cultivar HN1 chromosome 4, ASM357369v1, whole genome shotgun sequence.
attaaattaacccaattagggggtttctcggctaaccaagaacaacctttaacatcctacatcacttcccttttatagattacaacaaaatacctaatttcaccaaaaccctaaatttgcaaaccctaacttttgcggaaaatcaaattcgacatacccatgtgtaaattggcttcgacccatgcttcttgatgtccctctgatgctcttcttgctccaattgatgtactgcaaccctagatcgagttgtttcatcaactccacacctaggtcagagagatgtgggtttgaaaaagcaactaggctagagggttggagaaagtgatggtgattgaggtggtgtcggggtatggagatggttgtgaggcagagggtggaagtggacatggaagagaggcaggagcagagctcgactgcactgtcgggggaagaagaaagtttttggggaaaaaggatttggggaagaagaacttgtttgggtgaagtcgatggttttggatgctagggtgtgaagcggggatagcgcggtttgatgatctgcgacaaggagcgatggatgggaagatggtaggtggatccaacgacgatacggaggtaagcgtggagcgaccgtcggatgaagggatgtagcaaaacggacgacccaagatggatatGGGCGtcgcgatgtaaagcgggggcttcagagtttgatgtgcgatgatgaagcgaccgtaggatgctgaaatgcttcgatctgacggctgaaatccgagacgggcttggatagtggaaatgtgtttgagtaagggttttgggccttgggtatgccaagcccatatcttctttaaggacaattcttcttcttcaagcccacttctagccttttggtcttgtgcacaacattcttcgcggcttccttgtgtaattcctcccggcttttcactacttttctgctcttttccgctctgctattcatccaaactttatttattacctaaaaatgcaaaattaagtaagaaaaatatttattcttgaaaacaatgaaaatacagaatatgggataaaatgtagaattactgcacaaaagatgagttaaatgccaacaaaaagggataaatatatacattatttggcactcatcagttttCCATCCTAGTTAGTCAACACTAGTTTACTTTCTTTAAAGTTTACTTCTTTACCCTTTACTTGTTAGTACGTTTACCTTCTACATCATTTTTTCAATTTGTCGAGCTCGGTTCAGGATCGTGTCATCATTTTCTGGTTCGTTTCATCATTCCCTGAAAGGGTTTATCATTCCCAAGTGTCTTTGGGTTTTTGGTTGGTGAGAATCAATATGCTACAATATTTTTCCGGTTAGTCGAGCCCGGTTCAGGGTCGTTACACcactttcaggttcgtcgagcctagttcaggatcgttacaccctcTTTCAGGATCGTCGAATCATTATCCTCTCTACCAAGGAGAtgtagttcaggggtaaataggacttttaataggaaagataactgccacctagcacttaactggatgaaattttccttttaaataaaaCGAATACTTTAGAAAATTTGTAAAAAACGGGATATTTTTGAAGTGTACATTTCAAAACAGGGATGCTTTATAAAATATCCCTAAAATAAATCCTTAAAACAAACTAACATATTACATTGAAATATTTTGGAAAGCAAGTAAATAACCCTAAACTAATTACTATAAGCACCTATACTTTAGATTGGTGTTGGTATCCCAACAATAAAGTCCATAATCCAAGATTTTTCTGCATAATTTTTCTTCATCTCTCAAACCCTAACCCCTGCCTCTAATCTGCGATTCAAACGATTCTTCTTtcaaacccaaaccctaattcaccttCAAATCCAACAAACAATAATTTTGGATTCTTCAAATTTTACCCATTTGAAACTAAACGTGCAGTGTCTGGAATTGAtcaagaagaacaaaagaagaatgAAATGGGGAAACAAGTCATTTCTGAGAGTTTTCATGTTCATTCTCTCATCACTTCTAATGATGAATCTTCTTCTGTATTAATGGTGGAAATGAACAACAAAGAAGATTTTCAAGAACCCATTTCTCAGTTACAAAATGTTGTCAATCAAGAACCAGTCGGCAAAGGTAGTAGTCAGTTGGatgattcattcattcattcaggAAGAGATTTCTTCTTACGATTCAGCAAAAGAGGAGGTATGTCAGGTTCATTCTTTAACCCCATCCATGTCTCAATTTGAAAATTCCCTAGTTAAGATGATGGATTCAGAAATAGTAACAAAATttgtatagaaagtaagcaagatGAGGTCTTTCATGTTCAAGATGTAATCACTGGTGATCAACACCTCATTCTTGTAGTAGAGAGACAACACAAGATGATTTTATCAAGTCTAATTCAATTTCTCCATATCAAGAGATGATTAGTTCTGATGTGATTAATTGGCGGAAATGGGGAGAACTGAACCCTCACCCTTAGGTGGTAGTAGTAATATAGGAATGTCTGCGGAAATTGGATATAAGTGTGCAAGGAAAGAAGTGATTAGTTCCATTGCTTTGGGTAAGAAAAGGGCTGGAATTTGCTCTGACAACATAAGGCAACAAGTCGAGAAATGTTCCAGGAGAAAAATTTCTGAAACAAACTTGAAGAAAGATGTGTTGAGTATGTTTGCTGAAGCTAGAAATGTTCCAACAACATCTCCATTACCCACAGCAATTCCAGCAAcatcaccaatacccaccacagcagcag
Coding sequences within:
- the LOC113274422 gene encoding uncharacterized protein LOC113274422 isoform X2; this translates as MGKQVISESFHVHSLITSNDESSSVLMVEMNNKEDFQEPISQLQNVVNQEPVGKGSSQLDDSFIHSGRDFFLRFSKRGGAGTCEST
- the LOC113274422 gene encoding uncharacterized protein LOC113274422 isoform X1 codes for the protein MGRTEPSPLGGSSNIGMSAEIGYKCARKEVISSIALGKKRAGICSDNIRQQVEKCSRRKISETNLKKDVLSMFAEARNVPTTSPLPTAIPATSPIPTTAAAATPTPKETSSVSPSSSPTSWVHRENTSILGAGTCEST